The sequence AGGCTTGGCTTTTTACTATTTTGCGTAATGAATTTTTTAGCAAAATGCGCAAACGTGGGCGTGAAGTTCAAGACCCAGATAATGTCTTTACCGATAATATGGCTGTGCATCCTTCACAATATGGTGCTTTAGATTTACAAGATTTCAAAAAAGCTTTGGAACAATTGCCAGCCGATCAGCGTGAAGCAATTATTCTTATCGGCGCTTCAGGTTTCTCTTATGAAGAAGCGGCGGAGATTAGCGGTTGTGCGGTTGGTACGGTTAAAAGTCGCGTTAGTCGCGCCCGTATTCGATTGCAAGAGCTTTTAGGTGTTGATGGCGAATCTGATTATGGACCGGATGCAGATTCTGCCGGTGCAACCATGCGCTCATTTAGTGTATAAATTTTGATAAGCCATGCGGGGGCTTATCCATAAATAAATTTTCTTACATATTAGGTAAGCAAGTCCATTCGATCAATAATACTTATATTTGCTAAAATAATTTAATTGTATATTTAGTAATATTTAATTTGCGTATTTTATTACTTAACAATCAGACCATCTAATTGATTTAAAAATAAAAAATCAATTAATATGTTGATTGGCGAAGCTAGTGATTAAAGCTTTCACAAAATCTCAATAAAAAGAAATGCAAAAATCATTTTTCATTCTCATCATTTATTGGTTTACCAGGTAAGACATAACGACCTGATAGCCAACGGTTAAGATCCATTGATCTACAGCCTGAAGAGCAAAATGGATAAGTGCTGCGGCTAGACAGTTTTCCACATTCTGGGCAGGGTACGGGTGGGCGCAATGGTGTTACGTTGTCGCTTAAAGCATTATTTTTATCAGTCATTTTTATCTACTTGTCGTGATGTGCAGCTGAGCTAGTTAACATGGAGCCTTTTAAAAGCCTTATAGCCCTAGTTCAAGCAAATTTAGTGACAATAACACAAAATTTGCCTATAATTATCGAGTGAAAAAATATGCCAAGACAGCTCTGCGTTAGTTAAAGACAATGAATATCTATTTGTTTCTAGCCATAAATTTAGACGCATATTGCTGTTGAGTACTGCGCAAAAACTTCTAATCATCCAGATAAAGTTTGATATAACAGCTAAATCCATCAGGCTTATAATCAGTTGAGATTTTATTGCGTACATCAATGCCAAGACTACGTTGTATTAGTTTAGAACCGAAGCCGTCTCTCCCTTTTTTAAACGGCTCAGAAGAATTGTCTTCCTGCTTTATATTATTATTTGTAAATTTTTCTTCCCATAAAATATCGATTGCACCATCTTTTTGTAATTGCCAATGAATTGACAATGCCCCATCCGGCACCGCTAATGCTCCATATTTCAATGCATTGGTTGCCAATTCATGCAAGGTCAGACTTAACGGTAAACAATAGCGTTTTGGCAAATTTACAGAAGGTCCTTCAATTGTAATATTGGGAAAAGTTTCAAGGCTTGTTGCAATAGAATCTTTAATAATATTGCGTAGATCAAGCTTCAATATGCTTTCACCAGCAATGGCATTTTGAGCTGAATTTAATATTTCAAGTCGATTGTAAATTTTTTGCCGGGCACTGCTAATATCATCACTTGTTTTAAGGGTTTGCAATACAATTGCTTTGGCAACTGAAATAATGTTCTTAATACGATGAATCGATTCGCCATTTAACAGCTTTACTTCTTCTTCATATTCACGCCGTTTAGTGACATCTACTCCTTGCACATAGATCCCAATCATTTCACCGCTGGCGGATCGCAATGGTTGGTGAATCATATCCACATAACGGGTAACGGGGTGATCACTACCTGGAGGCTGTACCAAAATTGGTATGTCATTACCAATATAGGGCTCGCCGGTTTCCCAAACTCTATCAAGCTTTTCGCGCACTGCATCACGAGCAAATTCAGGTACAATTTCATCAACTGTATGGCCGATAAGATCAGTTTGCCAAACGAGCTCTTCTAGGGCCTTATTGGTTATATATATCTCATGTTGCCGGTGAAGATACACAATAACAAAGCCGGGAGCCTGTGCGATAAGCTCCCTTAAAAAATTGATGTCGGAAATAACTTTTTCCTTTACCATCGCAAATGCCCAACCCCATTAACATTTCATAAGACAGAATCAA comes from Bartonella sp. HY038 and encodes:
- a CDS encoding RNA polymerase sigma factor, coding for MTGEANDFRRNMLATLPQLRAFAVSLTGAYDRADDLVQDTIMKAWGKQDSFEAGTNIKAWLFTILRNEFFSKMRKRGREVQDPDNVFTDNMAVHPSQYGALDLQDFKKALEQLPADQREAIILIGASGFSYEEAAEISGCAVGTVKSRVSRARIRLQELLGVDGESDYGPDADSAGATMRSFSV
- the yacG gene encoding DNA gyrase inhibitor YacG — protein: MTDKNNALSDNVTPLRPPVPCPECGKLSSRSTYPFCSSGCRSMDLNRWLSGRYVLPGKPINDENEK
- a CDS encoding HWE histidine kinase domain-containing protein translates to MVKEKVISDINFLRELIAQAPGFVIVYLHRQHEIYITNKALEELVWQTDLIGHTVDEIVPEFARDAVREKLDRVWETGEPYIGNDIPILVQPPGSDHPVTRYVDMIHQPLRSASGEMIGIYVQGVDVTKRREYEEEVKLLNGESIHRIKNIISVAKAIVLQTLKTSDDISSARQKIYNRLEILNSAQNAIAGESILKLDLRNIIKDSIATSLETFPNITIEGPSVNLPKRYCLPLSLTLHELATNALKYGALAVPDGALSIHWQLQKDGAIDILWEEKFTNNNIKQEDNSSEPFKKGRDGFGSKLIQRSLGIDVRNKISTDYKPDGFSCYIKLYLDD